tgttcatccagccctccaccacaccacggggtcctgttcatccagaggNNNNNNNNNNNNNNNNNNNNNNNNNNNNNNNNNNNNNNNNNNNNNNNNNNNNNNNNNNNNNNNNNNNNNNNNNNNNNNNNNNNNNNNNNNNNNNNNNNNNNNNNNNNNNNNNNNNNNNNNNNNNNNNNNNNNNNNNNNNNNNNNNNNNNNNNNNNNNNNNNNNNNNNNNNNNNNNNNNNNNNNNNNNNNNNNNNNNNNNNNNNNNNNNNNNNNNNNNNNNNNNNNNNNNNNNNNNNNNNNNNNNNNNNNNNNNNNNNNNNNNNNNNNNNNNNNNNNNNNNNNNNNNNNNNNNNNNNNNNNNNNNNNNNNNNNNNNNNNNNNNNNNNNNNNNNNNNNNNNNNNNNNNNNNNNNNNNNNNNNNNNNNNGCAGCAGTATCGAAAGAAtcgctcgatcggattcagttaatagccatcgatcaatcgctcaggttcagtaacgcgtagcctgcagtgcaatcgctcgggttcagttagagctcaacgcctcgctcgggttcagttagagcgaacgcttcgcacacacgtgtgtacgtgtacgagagaaacgtgcatcgctcggcccccgacctcccaccgtaaccgggaactccccgaaattttcctcgccctcccttctaccacggttttttccgttatggacgacccaaagaatgtcatgcagctgcgtctccggcccgcccaggacgaaaagcccattttctgtcatgattttttgtcatagaagtaggagctcaccacatctatgatgatactgggttttgtcacaattgtcgtcatagaagtgtcatatgtatgacagaaatttttttcgttcggcacaaaatttcacggatgtgttttttttgtagtgcttgaagGCGCCTGCCATGGAGGTATGGGATCGCCGGAGCGCCGTCACCCCCCACCGTGACGCCTGACCGCACGCACACTCCGGCCTGGGGTGCCGGCCCGCGCCAACCCCTCACGAGCGGGAGGGCCCCGagtccccgccgccaccggcgacGACAAGGCTTCGCCCTGCCACACCCTcgggcagcggcgagggaggaggagaagggaaGGCCGGGCGACGGGATCTGGGAGCCTCCCGGCCGCCACACGGGGGCGACTCGGGAGGAGGCGAATGTCCATGGCCGAACTATATGCATAACCAAGCTCGAAGCGCATAGGCCTACTTCAAGAGGCGCCACCAGGTGGCACCCCATCCTCTAGTACATGTAATAAACAACTAACCTACAATGTAAAGTTGTCTTTTGCCACTCAAAAAGAAAACCAATGTAAGGCTGGAAACTAACTAattcttttttaaaaaaataataacaACGGATGGCTCTGGTGCTCTCCTCTAGTGACCCCGTCGATGCCGCGCCGACCGCGGCTGGCTCGTCGGCGccatcgcctccgccgccctgcgctGCTCCGGGCacctctgcccccctccccccgcctccCGACGTCTCGCGGACGCTGGCCGCTGGGCCGCCCGCCCCGTCTTCTGCCGCCCCCGCCGGGGAGTCGATGCCGCTCGCCGGACTGTGCTGTGCccgacgctggttgacgcgccgtgTCGGGGAGTCCCCCCATGCTTGCCGGCCGGtttcgctcctcctcctcccgacgCCTGGCCAAAGGGCCGACCTTGGGTCGCGTACCGCTCGCCACCGCCGCGCTCCGGCGTGGGGCGTCGCGGGGCGGTCTGATCTGGGTCAGGCCCGGTCCTCATGGCGCTCGGCGGCAGCTTCCTCTGGTTCCCGGCCTGCCTCCTTCCCGGCGGCGTCATCTACGCCGATGGTCACCCGCAACTCGCCGTTTCGGCCGTTCATCGCGGCTTTTGGCACCTCCTCACTCCGTTTTTCGCCCAGCCACCCTCGTCGTCGCCCCATGGACACTGGAGCCCTTGCACCGGCGGCGACCGCACCACTAGGGGAAACCCTAATCACTGCTGCCCCGTCTCGCTGGCTGGGACGCCCTGTCGTGGGCCACCCTAGTGTTGGGTCTGGATTTAGGCCATGGGCCTGTGCTAGCAGCTCCGCTTCCGGGCCCAGCTTTAGATGCGGACCTGGTGGGCCGGCCTGCCCGGCCATCAGGCCTATTCGGCTGCCTGCAGGCTTCCCTCGCCCCCATCCCATTCCTCCCGTGCTCTAACCCTCATTCTCCCGACCCCCGCCGCCAACACCCCGCTCCCTCCCCCGTCGCCGCCGGCCCCCATGACCCGCGAGTGGCACGACGCTAGGACGCGCCCCAAGCGACGCGCCGACGACCGCCGCCCTGAACCCTCCCGTGCAGAGGAGCGGCACGACTCCTCCCGCCCATCCCCTAACGCGGTTCGCCATGAGTCTAAGCTCCGCCGTCAGCTCTCCTCCCGCGGCAATCGCCGGTCCCCCGCCAACGACGACCGCCGCTCCCCCTCTCGCCGATCTCCTCCTCGCGCGGACCGCCGTGgccgctcccgctcccgctcgCCTCCCTCAGCCGCAGACCGGCGTGATGCTCGACGCTGGACGCCTTCCTCTCCGTGCCGTCGGGATGCCAGCCGCTCCCTGGCCCAGGGCGGCCGCTCTCGCTCCCCTGGCCGCTCCCATGGGCAGCAGGCCCCCCTCCCGCTGCCGCCGCGGTTTGCCACTACCAGCCACCTCGGGGTGAGCCGAATCTTCCCCCGGCCGGCAATGGGGTGGGACGGGGCTGGCCCGATGGCAAGCGCAAGAAGAAGCATGGTCTTGGGCGCGCAAACGACACTGCCCTGGCCAACGGCGCAGCCCGAGATCTCGCCGCCTCAACTACGACCGCCCTCCTCCCCGACGATCGCTCCTGCGACCTCGTCAAGTGCTTCAACTGCGGCCTCTCCGACCAGTCCCAGGTGGCATGTACTCGCCCTCAGTGCTGCTACCTATGCTCGGACCCGGACCACCCCGCCTTCCTTTGCCCTGACCGTCCGGTGGCGGAGGAGTTGATGATGTACGGGAACGAGATTGAGGGCCTCGGCTACTTCCACATCGAGGTGCCCGACATCCCCGCCCCCTCACCGTCGCTCCTGGCCATTGTTACCGTGAAGGATGGGGTGGCCTCGCCGGAGATGATtgaggccgagctcaaccacctctaTCTCTGCACCTGGGATTGGCAAGTCACCTTACTCTCTGGAGGCCAGTTCTCGGTCGTCTTCCCAGACGCGGTCAGCCACGAGTACGACACCCGCAGCGGAGACATCACCCTAGCTCTCTACAAGTTAGTGGTGGACATCTCCATGCCGGTGCGGGATCCCTTGGCGGTCGCGGTCTTGGACACGTCCTGGATCCTCATTGGTGGCCTCCCGGACATCGCCCGCTCCAAGCGGGTCATCCGGAACATGTCTCGCATCCTCGGCAAGGTGTTGGTGGTCGACGAGCTCTCCCTCCGCAAGGAGGAGGTCCGGGTTAAGGTCAAATCTCTCGACTCCTCCAAGCTCCATGCCACCATCCGAgtgttcttcaacgaccagggcttcGACCTCCGCATCTCCCCCGAGCCCCCAACCACATTGGCCGCCCTCGCATTAACGACAGCTTCCTGGGGGCGACCCAGATGGGGGTGGCACTGTTGGCCATCGCAGCGACTGCGACCCTCGCCACGGCCACCCCTCTGGCTCGGACGACGGCGACGACTTCGAGGACAGCCCCCACCATGACCAGCCGCCTGTGCCGGCCGCCAGGGGTGGGGCGGGTTGTACCCACGCGGCGCCCCCCCCCGGCCTCCGATGACGGCCTCGACGCCTCTGATGCTAGCCTCCATGTCTTTCCGGCCTCTTCACCCCGCTCCCCCGACGACATCTCCCTCGGCATCTTCGCCTTCTCTCCAGCCAGGGCCGACCCAGCGTTGCTCGACCCGACCCCCCCTCCCCGTGCCCGATCTCCAGTTAGCGCCGCTAGGGGTCTCGGCCCTGGCTTCCGGTACCTCCGGAGATCACGCCTGGCTCTCCGGCTCGGCCGGCCCATCCGCCCGTGGTGGATGACGCTCCTGCGGACCCACCTCCCTCCCCTGGCGTTCCCTGCGTGACGACCCCTGCTCCTCTCCTGGCgccttcgagctctgcttccgtgGACCTGGCGGTGGTGGTGACCACTCCGGTGGCTGGTCCTCCCCCACCCCCTCGGACTGCGGCCTACTCCAGGAGGGGTTGTTCGACCTCAACCCCGGTGTCCTCTTCACGCCGTAGTGCTCGGATTGAGGCGACCAGGCCGACGGGTGGCTCGGTCCTTCCTATCTCCGAGCTGGCCGCCCTCCGGGCCACTGCCCGGAACCTCGAGTCAGGTACCATGATCATCCCGACAACCTCTACTACATGCTCCTTTTCTGCTTTGGAGTCGGCTCCGCTTGGCCACCTCGCTAAGGTGGCAGCGGACTCGGCCATAGTGTTCCGTGGGGAGGTTGCCCCCCCCCCCGCTAGTCCAGATAGAAGCCATCCGTGCACGGGAGATCCTTGATGGTCGGCTCGCCGAGGCCCGTGCATGCCCTCCTCCCGCCGCGGGAGCGTCGCTCGGGACCGCCCCGAGCGCCCCTCCCCGCGTGTCAGTCGCCCCGGCTGAGATCCGGGGCCGCACTCGCTCCCGTACCGCCGCCCAGAGCGCCTCACGTgtcttggggtcaagcagccccccgatggATGCGTGATGCGAGCCTTATTCTAGAACATCCGCAGTTTCGGCCAAGATGGTCGGCGCCGCCAACTCATTGAGTACATGCGAACCGAGCGAATCGACATTGTAGCCATTCAAGAAACAATGCGTGCTGAATTCTCCCTGTCGGAACTTGAGCATCTGAGCTCCGACCTGTTCGcctggcactggctcccttctagtgggagtacgggtcactcgggtggcatcctcctaggtgtgaaggatgccacccTTCAGGTTGGGGGCATGGACCGGGGCGAGTTCTTTGTTAGCATGGAGGTCTTTGAAAGGTCCTTAAATTTTAAATGGGTGATCATTGCGGTTTATGGTCTGGCCGACCATCGTAGGTCAGAGACTTTCCTCGCTGAGATCCAGAGGAAGGTTGCGTCGGCTCAGTTTCCGGTTGTAGTGGGCGGCGATTTCAACCTCATCCGAACAGAAGAAGACAAGAGCAATAATCTAGTGAACTTTTCTCGGATGCAATTATTCAATGATTGCATCGCTGATATGGGGTTGCGGGAACTTGATCGTGTCGGGGCTAGGTTCACTTGGACTAACTGCCAAGTTGATCCGACTCGCTCGGTCCTCGATCGAGTTTTCGCCTCCCCTGAGTGGGACATTCGATGTCCCCTAGCATCGCTGCGGGTGATTACGCGGATTGGTTCCGACCACGTTCCCCTTCTCTTCTGTTCGGAGAATGAGCGCCCCCCTCTACCGCCACGCTTTCGTTTCGAGACCTTCTGGTTGCGTCAACCAGGCTTCACCACCGCGGTGATCGCCAGGTGGCGGGAGGCGTGGGACGCCCCCCATAGGACCCTGTCGGCCGTCGATTCTTGGCATTTCTGCGCCAAGCGGTCGCGGCAATTTATGAAAGGGTGGGGTGCAAACGTGGGTCGGGACATTCGTGAGCGGAAGAAGGCTCTTCTTGAGGGCATCCAGGCCCTCGACCTGCGGGCTGACATTGATGGTCTTTCGGCAGATGAATGGATGCTCAGATACGACTTGGAAGATCAGCTCACGGTCATCTACACTGACGAGGAGGCCTACTGGCGCTTGCGAGGTACGCAGAATTGGGTCCTCAAGGGGGACGCTAATACCGCCTACTTCCAGGCTATTGCTAATGGTCGTAGGCGCTGCAATTCCATCCCCCTCCTGTGGGATGGTCCGACCCTCCTTCAGCGGCCGGAGGACATCCGGGCACATGTGGATGGCTTCTACAGAGACCTATTCTCTGCCTCCCCTCGGGGAGGTCTTGCCCTTGAGCAAGATATTTGGCCTGCCCACTACTGCGTCTCGCCTGCGGATAACGCGACCCTCACGGCCCCGTTATCGGAGGTGGAAGTTTGGGCGGCTATTAAGGGCATGAACCCCTCCTCGGCTCCAGGCCCAGATGGCCTCCCAGTGAAGTTCTTCCAAACCTTCTAGGAGGTGATCAAACCTGAGGTGATGGCCCTATTCGACGATTTCATGGCTGGGACCATTGACCTCGGTCGGCTGAATTATGGGGTAATCACTCTCATCCCTAAGGTAACGGGAGCCTCGGACATCCGGCAATTTCAGTCGATTACGGTGATTATCGTCATCTTCCGCATCCTCGCCAAGGGGTACGCCACTAGGGTGGCCCCTATAGCTGACCGGATCACTCACCCTGATCAGTCGGTCTTCATCCAGGGCCGCTATATCCTTGATGGAGTCCTAGTATTCCACGAAGCTCTCCATGAGGTGCACTCCAAACACCTCAGTCTTCCTGAAACTGGACTTCCACAAGGCTTATGACACGGTCAGCTGGACCTTCCTTCAGGAATGTTTGCTTCAAAAGGGCTTCGACGATAGGTGGGTGACCAGAATAATGCAGATGGTCTCTTCGGGCGCGGTGAACATTAATGGGGAGATCGGCCCGTTCTTCCCCATGTTCTGTGGGGTCCGCCAGGGCGACCCCTTCTCCCCATTCTTGTTCAACATAGTTGTCGATGCGCCGGCGGCCATTCTCGATAAGGCCAAGGCGGCGGGACACATTAAGGGGATTGTCTCACAGCTTGTTGGAGGCAACGGGATCTCCCTCctccaatatgcagatgacaccattATCATGGTGGAGGGCTCTGAGAGTGATATCTCGAACCTCAAGTTCCTCTTATTGTGCTTCCAGCGAATGTCCGGCCTTaggatcaacttcgacaagagtgagGTTATGGTCATGGGCTACGCCCAAGACGAGCGACAGAGCATAGCGAATCGGCTTAACTGCCAGCTTGGGTGCTTCCCCACGACTTATCTGGGGATACCCTTTAGTGACGCCAGGCTTACGGTGGCCGAGTTGCGCCCCACGGTGGGGAAGCTCCAACACCGGATCGAGCCCTGGCAGGGTCGGTGGCTCTCGAAAGCGGCCCGTAAGGTGCTCATTAACTCGTCCCTCTCCAGCCTCCTATTATTCATCATGAGCTTCTACAACCTTCCGGAGACTCTTCATCACGAGATTGCCACCGTTCAGGGGCGCTTCTTCTGGGCCGGTGAGGGTGATAAGCAGAAATATCACATGGTCGGGTGGTCGGAGATCTGCAAACCTCGCGACCAGGGCGGCCTTGGGATCATGTCCTCCAAACGCATGAATATTGCCCTTCTGACTCGGTGGCTCTGGCGGATTAGCAACGGAGATGGTGGCCTGTGGCTACGCATTATTCAGCAGAAATACCTCCGAGGCCAGCCTCTTGCCTTCTGTCAGCGATCTGGGggctcccagttctggcaatcCATCATTCAGCTCCTCCCTGTCCTCCGGATCGGGACCTCGATCGAGATTGGTTCCGGCACCGCCACGCTGTTCTGGTTCGATCGCTGGACTGGTGACTCGCCCCTGGCGGCCCGCTTTCCGAACCTGTTCTCCATCGCGGTTGTCCCTCAGATCTCCGTGGCGAccgcccttattgacttagggcggctTGCATTCCGGATGCCTTTTGGTCCTGCTGAAAATGCGGACTGGCAGGAGTTGCTCGACTATATTGCTCTCCATGAGCTGGATCTCACGTCTGACGATGACCGTGCCAGGTGGCACCTCGAGCCGTCCGGTCAATTCTCCGCCAAATCTCTCTATCTGGCCATCGCCCCCTCGCTCGGCCATGAGGCTCTTACATCCATCTGGGAGATTCGCCTCCCCTTGAAGATTAGGATCTTCCTATGGCAATGGATTCGCGGCCGCCTCCCTTCTAGCGTTGAGGTTCTGAAGCGCAATGGCCCTGGTGATGGGTGTTGCCCGCTCTGTGGGCCTGAAGAAGATTCAAACCATATCTTCTTCACCTGCTTGTCTGCGCAGTTCCTATGGAGCTGTTTTCGCGAGATTGTNNNNNNNNNNNNNNNNNNNNNNNNNNNNNNNNNNNNNNNNNNNNNNNNNNNNNNNNNNNNNNNNNNNNNNNNNNNNNNNNNNNNNNNNNNNNNNNNNNNNNNNNNNNNNNNNNNNNNNNNNNNNNNNNNNNNNNNNNNNNNNNNNNNNNNNNNNNNNNNNNNNNNNNNNNNNNNNNNNNNNNNNNNNNNNNNNNNNNNNNNNNNNNNNNNNNNNNNNNACATTAGGTGGCTGGCCATTGGGGTTCTTGCCTGAACGCTATGGACTGTTAGGAATAAACTTGTGATTCAGCGTATCCCTCTTCGTCGTGCTATTGATGCTTCATTCAAAtggtctggttacttgcagctttggcggccgcttagccgtcccAGGGAGAGAAAGgccatcacctccatcatcacccaGCTTCACGCGATGGCTCTCCGGATGGCTCCGCCGCttcccccaccaccgcctgagccAGATTAGCTCCTCTTCGTCTTCGGCGCCACCGCCGTTTGTTGTCTGTGCTGTCCTTGTTGCTATGTTGGGCTTGTTGTGATGTGCCCACAGCTGAACCTGTGTTGTGTGTTGTGTTTCGTGCGTTTGTGTTGGACCTTCGCGTTGTGGCgttgggtgtgcgtgtgtgtgtgtttcagtTGATACCTTGTGGACTTTGTGCtcggtggttgctttatttataaaacggggcgaaagcctttttcggtaactaACTAAAATGTAAAACAACAAAGATAATTGGCATTCCTTTGAACCCAAAAATCTAACGCACACCTTTATTTGTAATTTGATAAAGTTGATATGAACATTACAAATATCACTCACAGTATGACAGTAGTGAGATTACATGGTTGTCGCACCTCGCCCTTGTCCTTGGGGAACTATGGGTCAGCAGGTGGGTGTGGCGGATCATGGAAAGTGCTATCCTTGGGGATAGGGCTAATCTTTGGAATTCTGGGAACTTGAACATCAGAATTTTCGCCGCCGGCTTCGTGATCGGGATCTGCTTTCAGCGAAGGCTTGCAGGTTACAGGTTGAAGTGTGCTGCACGATTCACCAGGGACCGAGTGTGGAGGATCTTGCAGGGTGGGCGTCAAAGACTCGCCGATAGGTTCAGGAGTCGGCTGGTCAGGGAAGTGGCTGGAAGAGCTAAACCTGGGGCTTTTGGGATCTTTGTAATCACCACGTTTTGCCGGCAAACGCTTGTCGGTCAGAGACTGAAGTGCGCTGCATGAACCACCAGGAATCAGGTGCGTGGGGCTTTCGAGGCTGCGCATCTGCGGCGTGTTGGTTACAAGTTGAGGTTCTCTACTAGGATGAATCATGTTCTTAGGATGTTTGCTGGTGGGACGACGAGAAGGCTTGTGGATTGGAATTTTAGGTGTGCTGGATGGAAGTGGGTGAAGAACCTTTTGCTCCGGGGCAACGGACCGGCTACAACTCGAATCTGATAGAGAGTAGTTGTAACAATTAGCACGTATCAATGACATAAAAAAAATTCCCGCACATGCGTGCAGAAAGTacatactacttactactccctgtgttcctaaatataagtttttgaaaagatttcactatggaccataTACGGAACAAAGTGAATGAATTTATACTCTAAAATgcgtttatatacatccgtatatagttcatagcgaaatctctacaaagacttatatttaggaacggaaggagtagtaaCTAATTGAGTGGGTTAGTAGCAAGCTGCGTACCTGGAGCGGCTGGAGGCTGAACGGCACGAACAGCTGGAATGGCAGTTCCTGGAGCCGCCGGCTGtatggcggccgcggcggcggtagAGGAGAAAGAGCTCAGATGTGGATTTCTGTGCGACATGAGCCACACCAGGGAGCGCAGAGACGGAGACCAGCCCGGAGCAAGTGCCATTTCTCACTGGCTACCTACAGGGCAGTTAGTTCGATCTGTCAAAGCTCAGAAGCAAGTCGATCTGTGGTGAGTGCCTCTAAATTAGCGGCTTGTATGGGTATTTATAGTAGTATCAGAAATGTCGTGCCTCAGCGAGGCACTTGCCTGGTACCTTCCCCACCGACAAAattaactactagtactactatataTGTGCATTCATCGAGGCCTGACCATCAAATGGAATTGAAAAAAAAACATACAAAAAATGACAAGGCGTGCGTtcataccaccaccaccaccatgcgaAGACTTGAGGCAGCTATTGTGCTCCAGGTCAGAGCCGAGCCGCAAAAGGATCGTGATCAACACCCTCAAGTGTCAAATATCCTACAAAGTCCGTACGCAGGTCTGCCAGTCTCAGTTGCGAGGATTCCATATACCATAGTACCTAGCAAGGAATCAACTCGTACGTACAAGTGGATCAGATCAACGACTGGCTCCAGCAAAATCAACTCGTACCAATCCCAAAGCAGAGCATGCGTTCATGGATGATGGATGTCAACGTCCCATTTCCCATGGAAACGTATGTTGATTTGACTGCACCCAGCATATGCTCTTCTTTCCCCGAAAGAACTGCACATATGCGTACTGCTTACTTAAATCTGCAATCTACAGTTAGACGCCACCGCCACGGGTAGACATCTTCTTCCAAAGGAGATCGACGTTTGGTCTCACGCAGTGTAGCTCCAAGTCACAGCAATGGCATCTTTGTTCACAGGCCTTGCTAGGTTCCTTTGCCTCTTCAGCTTCTTTTGCAGCCTGCCACTAGCCATCTGCGATGAATCCCAAAATGATAGACAGGCCCTGCTCTGCTTCAAGTCCCAGCTCTCCGGACCACCCGGAGTTTTGGCTTCATGGAGTGACGCTTCCCGGGAATTCTGCGACTGGCGTGGGGTCATGTGCAGCGCAATGCCGCCATTGCGTGTCATTGCACTGGACCTTGAATCACAAGGCATATCAGGCTCCATGTCGCCTTGCATTGCCAACCTCACTTCGCTGGCGAGGCTCCACCTATCAAACAACAGCTTCCACGGCGGCATACCG
The sequence above is drawn from the Triticum aestivum cultivar Chinese Spring chromosome 7A, IWGSC CS RefSeq v2.1, whole genome shotgun sequence genome and encodes:
- the LOC123148083 gene encoding extensin, translating into MALAPGWSPSLRSLVWLMSHRNPHLSSFSSTAAAAAIQPAAPGTAIPAVRAVQPPAAPDSSCSRSVAPEQKVLHPLPSSTPKIPIHKPSRRPTSKHPKNMIHPSREPQLVTNTPQMRSLESPTHLIPGGSCSALQSLTDKRLPAKRGDYKDPKSPRFSSSSHFPDQPTPEPIGESLTPTLQDPPHSVPGESCSTLQPVTCKPSLKADPDHEAGGENSDVQVPRIPKISPIPKDSTFHDPPHPPADP